Sequence from the Sphingobium indicum B90A genome:
GAAGGTCGAAATCGCGGCCGATCAGCTCCTCGATCGTTTCGCGGCGCACGACCAGCGTGCCCGGCGCGGTGATGCGCACCATCGCCGGCTGCGGGTCCAGGCTGGCGGCGGGATTGTCCGCCATGATCGCGTCGATGACATGGCGGGTGTCGTCATTGGCCTGAAGCGCGAGGAAGACGGTGCTGCTCATGCGCGGACCCCCGCCTTGGCGGCGCGGGCGTCGAGCGCGGCGCACAGTTCGTCCATGACGGCGGCGGATCGGTCGCCCAGCCCCATTTCGGCCAGCGGGCAGAGCGCGGCGGCGGCCCGCGGCGTCCATTTGGCGATCCACCAGCCGATCAGCGCGGCATTGCCCGCATCGTCGGCGCAGGCGGCCTTGATCTGCGCGTCGACCCATTTGCGCGTCTCTGCCGCCCATTCGTTCTGGAACTGGGTCATCATCGCCACCGCCGCGCCGCCGCGCTGCGCCAGGTCGCCGTCGACGATCGTCTGGAAGACCAGGGGATAGAGCAGGCCGTCGAGCACGAAATCCTGCGCCACGAACAGTTCGAACCAGTCCTGCTCGACGAACATATCCTCGACCAGGCGACGCAGCGACTGCCAGCGCACGTCGCGCAGCCACGCCTCCTTCGCCGCGTCCAGCGCTTCGGGTTCGGCGAGCAGCAGGCCAAGGCGCGTGTCGAACTGCGCGATGCCCAGCTGGTCCATCGCATAATAGAGCGCCGGCTGGGTGATGCCCGTGCCATAGCCATAGGCGGCGATGAAGTCATTGTTCATCGAAGCGCCCCAGGCGACATGGCGCAGCGGCAGGATCAGGTCGAGCGCCAGGGCGCGGATGTCGTCGGGCAAAGCGTCGGCCAGCCCCCGCGTCTCGACGAAGTCGAAGGCGGCCTCTGCCGCTTCCTGCTGCCTGGCGCGGGCCAGGACGTAGCTGCCGTAATAATATTGGCGCGGATCGCGGAAGGCGTACCAGTCCGCCATCTTCAGCTTCGTGCGGCTCTCGTCGAAATAGTCGTGGGCCGGATCCCAGAGCGGACGATAATGCTGGTTGCCCGTGGTCTGGAGGCCGATCGTGCCCTCCTGATAGCGGGACGCCGGCTTGTCGCCGCCGATATGGCGCGCGACATGGCCATAGGTCTGCCGCTGCGGCGCGATGGTGACGG
This genomic interval carries:
- a CDS encoding MmoB/DmpM family protein gives rise to the protein MSSTVFLALQANDDTRHVIDAIMADNPAASLDPQPAMVRITAPGTLVVRRETIEELIGRDFDLQELHVNMISLSGRVDETDDIFTLSWDR
- a CDS encoding ferritin family protein, encoding MQMDLRTVTIAPQRQTYGHVARHIGGDKPASRYQEGTIGLQTTGNQHYRPLWDPAHDYFDESRTKLKMADWYAFRDPRQYYYGSYVLARARQQEAAEAAFDFVETRGLADALPDDIRALALDLILPLRHVAWGASMNNDFIAAYGYGTGITQPALYYAMDQLGIAQFDTRLGLLLAEPEALDAAKEAWLRDVRWQSLRRLVEDMFVEQDWFELFVAQDFVLDGLLYPLVFQTIVDGDLAQRGGAAVAMMTQFQNEWAAETRKWVDAQIKAACADDAGNAALIGWWIAKWTPRAAAALCPLAEMGLGDRSAAVMDELCAALDARAAKAGVRA